One genomic segment of Marinitoga piezophila KA3 includes these proteins:
- a CDS encoding PspC domain-containing protein, producing MRKQLYRSRKDRVVAGVCGGIAEYFDISSIIVRLICIALFLSNGIGIWVYIIAWLIIPTEPLNNKFETETIEGKNYKKRNREMESIFIGSAFIIIGILQILYNFFPEIVHFSSALIAGIILVFLGIYLIYNEWGEKR from the coding sequence GTGAGAAAACAACTTTATCGTTCGAGAAAGGATCGTGTAGTTGCAGGAGTTTGTGGTGGCATTGCTGAATATTTTGATATAAGTTCTATTATAGTAAGGTTAATATGTATAGCTTTATTTTTAAGTAATGGTATTGGAATATGGGTATATATTATTGCGTGGTTAATAATCCCTACGGAACCTTTAAATAACAAGTTTGAAACTGAAACTATTGAAGGAAAAAACTATAAAAAGAGAAATAGAGAGATGGAAAGCATATTTATAGGCTCAGCGTTTATTATAATTGGAATACTTCAAATACTTTATAATTTTTTTCCTGAAATTGTTCATTTTTCTTCAGCTCTAATAGCAGGTATAATACTTGTATTTTTGGGTATATATTTAATCTACAATGAATGGGGTGAAAAAAGATGA